The Rhodothermales bacterium genome includes a region encoding these proteins:
- a CDS encoding YbaB/EbfC family nucleoid-associated protein: MADLFGKMMEMQQKMAETQQALAGKTASAEAGGGMVKVVANAAGRVVSIKMEKEVVSPDDLELLEDLLVAGVNKALEEAEAVRETEMKKAAGTMLPPGLDLGGLMGG; encoded by the coding sequence ATGGCCGACCTGTTTGGCAAGATGATGGAGATGCAGCAGAAGATGGCCGAGACGCAACAGGCCCTCGCCGGCAAAACCGCCTCGGCTGAGGCCGGCGGCGGCATGGTGAAGGTCGTCGCGAATGCCGCTGGCCGCGTCGTCTCGATCAAAATGGAGAAAGAGGTCGTCAGCCCCGACGACCTCGAACTCCTCGAAGACCTCCTCGTCGCCGGTGTCAACAAGGCGCTCGAAGAAGCCGAGGCCGTGCGCGAGACCGAGATGAAGAAAGCCGCCGGCACGATGCTCCCGCCCGGCCTCGACCTCGGCGGGCTGATGGGCGGCTGA
- the dnaX gene encoding DNA polymerase III subunit gamma/tau, which yields MADASRYLVTARKYRPQTFADLVSQEHVTETLQNAILHDRLAHAYLFSGPRGVGKTTAARLLAKAINCETPLADRTGAEPCRTCDRCRAFEDGRSLDVTEIDAASNNGVDDVRDLQERLRIPPQGANRKVYIVDEVHMLSKAAFNALLKTLEEPPPHVLFIFATTEPHKVLPTILSRCQRFDFRRITVPETVDRLGEICTAESIDADAPSLHLIARKGDGALRDALSIFDQSVSLCGTTLRYGELAEALGVVETDLFFDVSDRVQAGDRAGLLGLVEALVRRGYDLQEFLVGLAEHYRGLYVAASTQSADLIEADAATRERYLNSVDDLAEPDLLRALMVIDEAEREVKNSPQPRLKLELALLKLASLDRTADLRLLLQKLERLEGMIERGSLPRSSGETPPSVPSPKPTPERTAQTAEPTTPTYAATPSTPAPNAPSPSAPPPSSLPTPAPTPATETADDYTAAPLPQEAPPPAAESAPPEPDEPERNEPPPARPEPRPAPPPAAPQPKQPEPDLRIGLFGAPALQRKSTPDGDPSAALGDGASGRAEAVSVATADVHFGVSLHRVREVWPRLIATVKAERPSVAGVLAHVEPVAVEHGTVQVAVPSAFVQQLLRSEQASFTDALAAAMGEEPPPLAFVVRTDAVSETAAPPDRFERIKQLRHEHPVIRAIFEQFGGEIVWT from the coding sequence ATGGCCGACGCCTCCCGCTACCTCGTCACCGCCCGCAAGTACCGCCCGCAGACGTTCGCCGACCTCGTCTCGCAGGAGCACGTCACCGAGACGCTGCAGAACGCGATCCTCCACGACCGGCTCGCCCACGCCTACCTCTTCAGCGGGCCGCGCGGCGTCGGCAAGACGACGGCGGCGCGGCTCCTCGCGAAGGCGATCAACTGCGAGACCCCGCTCGCCGATCGCACCGGCGCCGAGCCGTGCCGGACGTGCGACCGCTGCCGCGCCTTCGAGGACGGCCGCAGCCTCGACGTAACCGAGATCGACGCGGCCTCGAACAACGGCGTCGACGATGTCCGCGATTTGCAGGAGCGGCTCCGCATCCCGCCGCAGGGCGCGAACCGGAAGGTCTACATCGTGGACGAGGTCCACATGCTCTCGAAGGCGGCGTTCAACGCGCTCCTCAAAACCCTCGAAGAGCCGCCGCCCCACGTCCTGTTCATCTTCGCGACGACGGAGCCGCACAAGGTCCTCCCGACGATCCTCTCGCGCTGCCAGCGGTTCGACTTCCGGCGGATCACCGTGCCCGAGACCGTCGACCGCCTCGGCGAGATCTGCACCGCCGAGAGCATCGACGCCGACGCGCCCTCGCTCCACCTCATCGCGCGCAAAGGCGACGGCGCCCTCCGCGACGCCCTCTCGATCTTCGACCAGTCGGTCTCGCTCTGCGGCACGACGCTCCGCTATGGGGAGCTCGCCGAAGCGCTCGGCGTCGTCGAGACCGACTTGTTCTTCGACGTGTCGGACCGCGTGCAGGCCGGCGACCGCGCCGGGTTGCTCGGCCTCGTCGAGGCGCTCGTGCGGCGGGGCTACGACCTGCAGGAGTTCCTCGTCGGCCTCGCCGAGCACTACCGCGGGCTCTACGTCGCCGCCTCGACGCAGTCGGCCGACCTCATCGAGGCCGACGCCGCCACGCGCGAGCGCTACCTCAACTCCGTCGACGACCTCGCCGAGCCCGACCTGCTCCGCGCGCTGATGGTGATCGACGAGGCCGAGCGCGAGGTCAAGAACAGCCCGCAGCCCCGGCTCAAGCTCGAACTCGCCCTCCTCAAGCTCGCCAGCCTCGACCGCACGGCCGACCTCCGGCTCCTCCTCCAGAAGCTAGAACGGCTCGAAGGGATGATCGAGCGGGGCAGCCTGCCCCGCTCCAGCGGGGAGACGCCCCCGTCCGTCCCGAGCCCGAAACCCACGCCCGAGCGGACCGCGCAGACGGCCGAGCCCACGACCCCGACGTACGCTGCTACTCCGAGCACGCCAGCCCCGAACGCACCGAGCCCGAGCGCGCCGCCACCGTCCTCTCTCCCTACACCGGCCCCGACGCCTGCGACCGAAACGGCCGACGACTACACCGCCGCCCCGCTCCCGCAGGAAGCGCCCCCGCCGGCTGCCGAGTCCGCCCCACCCGAGCCCGATGAGCCCGAGCGGAACGAGCCGCCGCCTGCGCGTCCCGAGCCCCGCCCCGCCCCGCCGCCGGCCGCGCCGCAACCCAAGCAGCCCGAGCCCGATCTCCGCATCGGTTTGTTCGGAGCGCCGGCGCTCCAGCGCAAAAGCACGCCCGACGGCGATCCGTCCGCCGCGCTTGGCGACGGGGCCAGCGGCCGCGCCGAGGCCGTCAGCGTGGCCACGGCGGACGTGCACTTCGGCGTCTCGCTCCACCGCGTGCGCGAGGTGTGGCCCCGGCTGATCGCCACGGTCAAGGCCGAGCGGCCGAGCGTGGCCGGCGTGCTCGCCCACGTCGAGCCCGTCGCCGTCGAACACGGGACGGTGCAGGTAGCCGTCCCGAGCGCCTTCGTGCAACAGCTCCTCCGCAGCGAGCAGGCGTCGTTCACCGACGCCCTCGCCGCGGCGATGGGCGAGGAGCCGCCCCCGCTCGCCTTCGTCGTCCGCACCGATGCCGTCAGCGAAACCGCGGCCCCGCCCGACCGGTTCGAGCGCATCAAGCAGCTTCGCCACGAGCACCCCGTCATCCGCGCGATCTTCGAGCAGTTCGGCGGCGAGATCGTGTGGACGTGA